In Arsenicicoccus dermatophilus, a genomic segment contains:
- a CDS encoding TetR/AcrR family transcriptional regulator — translation MAMPHPETPRSARREATRRRLLAAASEAFAERGLHGTTVEDVCERAGFTRGAFYSNFTSRDDLVIALVEERSTALRERVTELTRRAGLTPSELLHEVLTTWTEQPGEREQWLLLQTELMLHAIREPAAGAAWREVVTHNLREIAAILEAYLGHQGVRLPIDSLGLARLLYATFQGGALQHLLDPGHVAPDDLSDSLVTLLESALVTRPGTVAEPS, via the coding sequence ATGGCCATGCCCCACCCTGAGACACCGCGATCCGCCCGTCGCGAGGCCACCCGGCGACGCCTGCTGGCCGCCGCCTCGGAGGCCTTCGCCGAGCGCGGGCTGCACGGCACGACGGTCGAGGACGTCTGCGAGCGAGCAGGATTCACGCGGGGCGCGTTCTACTCCAACTTCACCTCGCGGGACGACCTGGTGATCGCGCTGGTCGAGGAGCGCAGCACCGCGCTGCGCGAGCGGGTCACCGAGCTGACCCGGCGCGCCGGCCTGACGCCCAGCGAGCTGCTCCACGAGGTGCTCACCACCTGGACCGAGCAGCCCGGCGAGCGCGAGCAGTGGCTGCTGCTGCAGACCGAGCTGATGCTGCACGCGATCCGCGAGCCCGCGGCCGGCGCGGCCTGGCGCGAGGTCGTGACCCACAACCTGCGCGAGATCGCGGCCATCCTCGAGGCCTACCTCGGCCACCAGGGGGTCCGGCTGCCCATCGACAGCCTGGGCCTGGCCCGGCTGCTCTACGCGACCTTCCAGGGCGGGGCGCTGCAGCACCTCCTCGACCCCGGGCACGTGGCCCCCGACGACCTGTCCGACAGCCTGGTCACCCTCCTGGAGAGCGCGCTGGTCACCCGGCCGGGCACGGTGGCCGAGCCGAGCTGA
- a CDS encoding GNAT family N-acetyltransferase translates to MPPQWQTHVMAEDPIVTRNDHLHRYEVRHDGELAGFADAHLDGEVLVVPHTEVDPAFGGMGLGSALVRGMLDDVRERGLRVEPACSFVASWLDKHPEYADLRA, encoded by the coding sequence GTGCCGCCCCAGTGGCAGACTCACGTCATGGCTGAGGACCCCATCGTCACGCGCAACGACCACCTGCACCGCTACGAGGTGCGCCACGACGGTGAGCTCGCGGGTTTCGCCGACGCCCACCTCGACGGCGAGGTGCTGGTGGTGCCGCACACGGAGGTCGACCCGGCCTTCGGCGGCATGGGCCTGGGCAGTGCTCTCGTCAGGGGCATGCTCGACGACGTCCGCGAGCGCGGGCTGCGGGTCGAGCCGGCCTGCTCCTTCGTCGCGTCCTGGCTGGACAAGCACCCGGAGTATGCCGACCTGCGGGCCTGA
- a CDS encoding alpha/beta fold hydrolase has protein sequence MTNDGGARRVRGLPRVRRALRRLGVGVLGVVAALTVLALVTCWAISPPDTLAAPDGADVQVAGTRVHFREWGGGPGRPILLIHGFAEHTAVWETSARLLAGSRRVVAVDLEGHGYTGRTGRHDLDHQVALVDGLIARLGLDRPAVVGHSMGAAVAAGLALQHPDHVGGIVLADGDALPFRREDGSDEPRSGPPSWLLHSPWVLAAYRVGTRWSWLDERIVRQQCGSRCLAVTPELVEAWLRPMRQRSTEQALPAMAGSGVLHLTPDELRRITVPRAIVWGAEDATSGGSLALAQDYLGRPRTIEIPGAGHLVMVADPAAFARRRAARRGLLTAVERLGCADGDPGLPEGSPPGARPADAGLLPTGPRRRRRSPRGRPRGARRWPRPATGGDAADRGCLGSGGGRSGRERGHGADDGGHDGRVPRHGDPPWIHRRCRGEPRFP, from the coding sequence ATGACGAACGACGGCGGCGCCCGTCGCGTCCGGGGACTGCCCCGGGTGCGGCGGGCGCTGCGGCGTCTCGGCGTCGGGGTGCTCGGGGTGGTCGCGGCCCTCACGGTCCTGGCGCTGGTGACCTGCTGGGCGATCTCGCCGCCGGACACGCTGGCCGCACCCGACGGGGCGGACGTGCAGGTGGCGGGCACCCGGGTGCACTTCCGCGAGTGGGGCGGCGGCCCGGGGCGGCCGATCCTGCTGATCCACGGCTTCGCCGAGCACACCGCCGTCTGGGAGACCAGCGCCCGCCTGCTCGCGGGCAGCCGGCGGGTGGTGGCGGTGGACCTGGAGGGGCACGGCTACACCGGGCGGACCGGGCGCCACGACCTGGACCACCAGGTGGCGCTGGTCGACGGCCTGATCGCGCGACTGGGCCTGGATCGCCCTGCGGTGGTGGGGCACTCGATGGGCGCCGCCGTCGCTGCCGGGCTCGCGCTGCAGCACCCCGACCACGTGGGCGGGATCGTCCTCGCCGACGGGGACGCGCTGCCCTTCCGACGCGAGGACGGCTCGGACGAGCCGCGCTCCGGCCCGCCCTCGTGGCTGCTGCACAGCCCCTGGGTCCTCGCGGCCTACCGCGTGGGCACCCGCTGGTCCTGGCTCGACGAGCGGATCGTCCGGCAGCAGTGCGGCTCTCGCTGCCTCGCCGTCACCCCCGAGCTGGTCGAGGCCTGGCTGCGACCCATGCGGCAGCGGTCGACGGAGCAGGCCCTGCCGGCGATGGCGGGGTCGGGGGTGCTGCACCTGACGCCGGACGAGCTGCGCCGGATCACGGTCCCACGCGCCATCGTCTGGGGCGCCGAGGACGCCACCTCCGGGGGTTCGCTCGCGCTGGCGCAGGACTACCTCGGCCGGCCCCGGACGATCGAGATCCCCGGCGCCGGGCACCTGGTGATGGTGGCCGATCCGGCGGCCTTCGCGCGCCGTCGAGCAGCTCGTCGCGGGCTTCTGACGGCCGTGGAGCGTCTCGGGTGCGCCGACGGGGACCCGGGCCTTCCTGAAGGCAGCCCACCCGGGGCTCGACCTGCTGACGCCGGACTCCTCCCGACAGGCCCTCGCCGGAGGCGAAGGAGTCCCCGAGGGCGACCACGCGGGGCGCGACGGTGGCCGCGACCGGCGACCGGTGGCGACGCCGCCGACCGAGGATGCCTGGGCAGCGGTGGTGGTCGGAGCGGTCGCGAGCGCGGCCACGGAGCAGACGACGGCGGCCATGACGGACGGGTGCCTCGGCATGGCGATCCCCCCTGGATCCACCGAAGGTGTCGGGGAGAGCCTCGGTTCCCCTGA
- a CDS encoding 2-hydroxyacid dehydrogenase, with product MAVMTVADREWIERVGQVPGVELVTWDLAGPCPRADEVELVVAPYRLSTEGFEHLADLPRLRAFQLLSAGYEHAIPFVPPGVQLLNARGVHAAATAELALALTLAMQREVPWFVQGHREQRWQDKHFTPGLADRRVLVVGYGDIGRAIVRRLLPFECAVTVVASRPRAGDDLVAEVHGIDELPLLLPDHDVVVLVVPHTPRTDRLMDAAMLARMPQDALLVNVARGKVVDTEALLEATRAGRIRAALDVVDPEPLPDGHPLWSTPGVLVAPHVGGLAEGFWARAARLVRAQAEHLRAGEPFDNVVQLAR from the coding sequence ATGGCTGTGATGACCGTCGCCGACCGGGAGTGGATCGAGCGCGTGGGGCAGGTGCCGGGCGTCGAGCTCGTGACCTGGGACCTCGCGGGGCCGTGCCCGCGCGCGGACGAGGTGGAGCTCGTCGTCGCGCCCTACCGGCTGAGCACCGAGGGCTTCGAGCACCTGGCTGACCTGCCGCGGCTGCGGGCCTTCCAGCTGCTGTCAGCGGGCTACGAGCACGCGATCCCCTTCGTCCCGCCGGGGGTGCAGCTGCTCAACGCCCGCGGCGTGCATGCCGCCGCCACCGCCGAGCTGGCGCTGGCGCTGACCCTGGCGATGCAGCGGGAGGTGCCGTGGTTCGTCCAGGGGCATCGCGAGCAGCGTTGGCAGGACAAGCACTTCACCCCGGGCCTGGCGGACCGGCGGGTGCTCGTCGTGGGGTATGGCGACATCGGGCGGGCGATCGTGCGTCGGCTGCTGCCCTTCGAGTGCGCGGTCACGGTGGTCGCCAGCCGCCCGCGCGCGGGGGACGACCTGGTCGCCGAGGTCCACGGCATCGACGAGCTGCCGCTGCTGCTGCCGGACCACGACGTGGTCGTCCTCGTCGTGCCGCACACCCCGCGGACGGACCGGCTGATGGACGCCGCCATGCTGGCCCGGATGCCGCAGGACGCTCTGCTGGTCAACGTCGCTCGCGGCAAGGTCGTCGACACCGAGGCCCTGCTCGAGGCCACCCGCGCGGGCAGGATCCGTGCGGCGCTGGACGTCGTGGACCCGGAGCCGCTGCCCGACGGGCACCCGCTGTGGTCGACGCCGGGGGTGCTGGTGGCGCCGCACGTGGGTGGTCTCGCGGAGGGCTTCTGGGCCCGGGCGGCCCGGCTGGTCCGGGCCCAGGCGGAGCACCTGCGGGCGGGCGAACCGTTCGACAACGTGGTGCAGCTCGCTCGCTGA
- the gatB gene encoding Asp-tRNA(Asn)/Glu-tRNA(Gln) amidotransferase subunit GatB, which translates to MATTHVEEVLGYDEVLERFDPVMGLEVHVELSTATKMFCSCATTFGAEPNTQVCPVCLGLPGALPVVNAKGVESAIRIGLALNCEIAEWCRFARKNYFYPDMPKNFQTSQYDEPIAYGGYLDVTLDDGEVFRVEIERAHMEEDTGKSLHMGGATGRIHGADYSLLDYNRAGIPLIEIVTKPVTGAGERMPEVAKAYVSAIRDLMRALDVSDARMEQGSMRCDANVSLMPKGADRFGTRTETKNVNSLRSVERAVRYEMQRHGAILSSGGTILQETRHWHEDTGVTTSGREKSDAEDYRYFPEPDLVPVAPSREWVEQLRATLPEPPGERRKRLQGEWGYSDLEMRDVVNAGAVELIEASVAAGATPPAARKWWMGEVSRRANDQAKDLADMGVTPEHVAELDTMVRDGRLNDSMARQVMDGVLAGEGSPREVADARGLELVQDDSALEAAVDEVLGRNADIVAKIKDGKVQAAGALIGQVMKAMKGQADAAKVRELILAKCQ; encoded by the coding sequence ATGGCCACGACCCACGTCGAGGAGGTCCTCGGCTACGACGAGGTCCTCGAGCGCTTCGACCCCGTGATGGGGCTCGAGGTGCACGTCGAGCTGAGCACCGCCACCAAGATGTTCTGCTCCTGCGCCACGACCTTCGGGGCCGAGCCCAACACCCAGGTGTGCCCGGTGTGCCTCGGCCTGCCCGGCGCCCTGCCGGTGGTCAACGCCAAGGGTGTGGAGTCCGCGATCCGGATCGGCCTGGCCCTCAACTGCGAGATAGCCGAGTGGTGCCGCTTCGCGCGGAAGAACTACTTCTACCCGGACATGCCCAAGAACTTCCAGACCTCGCAGTACGACGAGCCGATCGCCTACGGCGGCTATCTCGACGTGACGCTGGACGACGGCGAGGTCTTCCGGGTGGAGATCGAGCGCGCCCACATGGAGGAGGACACCGGCAAGTCGCTGCACATGGGCGGCGCCACCGGGCGCATCCACGGCGCCGACTACTCGCTGCTGGACTACAACCGGGCGGGCATCCCGCTTATCGAGATCGTCACCAAGCCGGTGACCGGCGCGGGCGAGCGGATGCCGGAGGTCGCCAAGGCGTACGTCTCCGCCATACGTGACCTGATGCGTGCGCTGGATGTCTCGGACGCGCGGATGGAGCAGGGCTCGATGCGCTGCGACGCCAACGTGTCGCTGATGCCCAAGGGCGCGGACCGCTTCGGCACCCGCACCGAGACCAAGAACGTCAACTCGCTGAGGTCGGTCGAGCGGGCGGTGCGCTACGAGATGCAGCGCCACGGCGCGATCCTCTCGTCGGGCGGGACGATCCTGCAGGAGACCCGGCACTGGCACGAGGACACCGGGGTGACGACCTCGGGTCGCGAGAAGTCCGACGCCGAGGACTACCGCTACTTCCCGGAGCCGGACCTGGTGCCGGTCGCCCCGAGTCGCGAGTGGGTCGAGCAGCTGCGGGCGACCCTGCCCGAGCCTCCCGGTGAGCGGCGCAAGCGGCTGCAGGGGGAGTGGGGCTACTCCGACCTGGAGATGCGCGACGTCGTCAACGCCGGCGCCGTCGAGCTCATCGAGGCCTCCGTCGCCGCCGGGGCGACCCCGCCCGCCGCCCGCAAGTGGTGGATGGGTGAGGTCTCCCGCCGCGCCAACGACCAGGCCAAGGACCTCGCCGACATGGGGGTCACCCCGGAGCACGTCGCCGAGCTGGACACCATGGTCCGCGACGGCCGCCTCAACGACTCCATGGCCCGTCAGGTCATGGACGGGGTGCTGGCCGGCGAGGGCTCGCCCCGTGAGGTCGCCGACGCCCGCGGGCTGGAGCTGGTGCAGGACGACTCCGCGCTGGAGGCCGCCGTCGACGAGGTGCTCGGCCGCAACGCCGACATCGTCGCCAAGATCAAGGACGGCAAGGTCCAGGCCGCGGGCGCCCTCATCGGCCAGGTCATGAAGGCCATGAAGGGTCAGGCCGACGCGGCCAAGGTGCGCGAGCTGATCCTGGCCAAGTGCCAGTGA
- a CDS encoding YhgE/Pip family protein: MRAHRLALAELRRLTSGRLLRLALTAMLLIPSLYAGLYLYANKDPYANLKSLPVAVVDEDQGTTLADGKRLQVGDQVTRTLVDRHTFDWHRVSRQEATKGVDEERFDFALIVPKTFSADLASAGTTHPRRATLEQYTNDTNGYLARTISNTVVGEVTRSVAQQVASSASAQMLDGFATIHTKMQQAVSGATTLADGNGRLASGTAELVSGVTRLRDGTTQLQAGATKLAAGADQAHTGSTRLAAGAQQLDGGLATMDARTAALPGQTAQLASGAHQVADGNTQLASGAQQLATGATAASSGAGKLRAGAQKLNAGASALASGAHQVADGNAKIDAAGRLAADAAVQIDATRSRQRAAIEARLTRLQQRIDQLGALAADVRPTNPQQADLLVRVQQDLAVQVATAREQLASLDAQLDGASAKVTGAASSLGKLASGSQQVADGADKLVAGSATLADKLGELQSGTAQLASGATRLGAGATKAAGGASQVAAGADKLAAGSAQLHDGIVQAHTGSTKLTAGAAQLDGGVAQLASGSHTLATKEQQAVDGAVQLVTGTAKLRDGAAQARDGARRLHDEMAKGAGQVPAFTTEQRTAAAQTVGNPVTVHATNAAKADSYGAGLAPFFVSLALWIGAYVLFLLVKALSSRALAAQQPAWRVALSGWMSPALLAAGQSFLAYWLVLKGLDYHVDHPVAAMAFMAFVSLTYAAILHALASRFGAVGKFLGLVLLVVQLVSGGGTFPWQTLPDPLQALHRVLPMSYAIDGLRHLMYGGRMAFVALDVAVLAGYLAVALVASTYAARRARVWTPSRIKPDLVL; this comes from the coding sequence GTGAGGGCCCACCGACTGGCCCTTGCCGAGCTGCGACGGCTCACCTCGGGGCGGCTCCTGCGCCTCGCCCTCACCGCGATGCTGCTCATCCCCTCGCTGTATGCCGGGCTGTACCTCTACGCCAACAAGGACCCCTACGCCAACCTCAAGAGCCTCCCCGTCGCCGTCGTCGACGAGGACCAGGGGACCACGCTCGCCGACGGCAAGCGGCTGCAGGTCGGGGACCAGGTGACCCGGACCCTCGTGGACCGGCACACCTTCGACTGGCACCGGGTGTCCCGGCAGGAGGCGACCAAGGGGGTCGACGAGGAGCGCTTCGACTTCGCGCTCATCGTGCCCAAGACCTTCTCCGCGGACCTGGCGAGCGCCGGGACCACCCACCCGCGGCGGGCGACGCTGGAGCAGTACACCAACGACACCAACGGCTACCTCGCCCGCACCATCTCCAACACCGTGGTCGGGGAGGTCACCCGCTCGGTCGCCCAGCAGGTCGCGAGCAGCGCCTCGGCGCAGATGCTCGACGGCTTCGCCACCATCCACACCAAGATGCAGCAGGCGGTCTCCGGCGCCACCACGCTCGCCGACGGCAACGGCCGGCTGGCCTCGGGGACCGCCGAGCTGGTGAGCGGCGTGACCCGGCTGCGCGACGGCACCACCCAGCTGCAGGCCGGCGCCACGAAGCTCGCGGCCGGCGCCGACCAGGCCCACACCGGCAGCACCCGCCTCGCCGCGGGCGCCCAGCAGCTCGACGGCGGGCTGGCGACCATGGACGCGAGGACGGCGGCGCTGCCGGGCCAGACCGCTCAGCTCGCGTCCGGCGCGCACCAGGTGGCGGACGGCAACACCCAGCTCGCGTCGGGAGCCCAGCAGCTCGCGACCGGCGCCACGGCGGCGTCCTCCGGCGCCGGCAAGCTGCGGGCCGGGGCCCAGAAGCTCAACGCCGGTGCCTCCGCCCTGGCCTCCGGCGCCCACCAGGTGGCCGACGGCAACGCCAAGATCGACGCGGCGGGCCGGCTGGCCGCCGACGCCGCGGTCCAGATCGACGCGACGCGCAGCCGGCAGCGGGCGGCCATCGAGGCCCGGCTCACCCGGCTGCAGCAGCGGATCGACCAGCTGGGGGCGCTGGCCGCCGACGTCCGGCCCACCAACCCGCAGCAGGCCGACCTGCTCGTGCGGGTCCAGCAGGACCTCGCCGTCCAGGTGGCCACCGCACGGGAGCAGCTCGCCTCGCTGGACGCGCAGCTCGACGGGGCCTCGGCCAAGGTGACGGGGGCCGCCAGCTCGCTCGGGAAGCTGGCGAGCGGCTCCCAGCAGGTGGCGGACGGCGCCGACAAGCTCGTGGCCGGGAGCGCGACCCTCGCCGACAAGCTGGGCGAGCTCCAGTCCGGCACCGCGCAGCTCGCGTCGGGCGCGACCCGGCTGGGCGCCGGTGCGACCAAGGCCGCCGGCGGTGCGTCGCAGGTGGCGGCCGGGGCCGACAAGCTCGCCGCGGGCAGCGCCCAGCTGCACGACGGGATCGTCCAGGCGCACACCGGGAGCACGAAGCTGACGGCCGGCGCCGCGCAGCTCGACGGCGGGGTGGCCCAGCTCGCCTCCGGCAGCCACACCCTGGCCACCAAGGAGCAGCAGGCCGTGGACGGCGCCGTCCAGCTCGTCACGGGCACGGCCAAGCTGCGTGACGGGGCGGCCCAGGCCCGGGACGGCGCCCGCCGGCTGCACGACGAGATGGCCAAGGGGGCCGGCCAGGTCCCGGCCTTCACCACCGAGCAGCGGACCGCCGCGGCCCAGACCGTCGGCAACCCGGTCACGGTGCACGCCACCAACGCCGCCAAGGCCGACAGCTACGGCGCGGGGCTCGCGCCGTTCTTCGTCAGCTTGGCCCTGTGGATCGGCGCCTACGTGCTCTTCCTGCTGGTCAAGGCGCTCTCCTCGCGGGCCCTCGCCGCCCAGCAGCCCGCCTGGCGGGTGGCCCTCAGCGGCTGGATGTCGCCGGCGCTGCTCGCGGCCGGGCAGAGCTTCCTGGCCTACTGGCTCGTGCTCAAGGGCCTGGACTACCACGTCGACCACCCCGTCGCGGCGATGGCCTTCATGGCCTTCGTGTCCCTCACCTACGCCGCGATCCTGCACGCCCTCGCCTCGCGGTTCGGCGCGGTCGGCAAGTTCCTCGGCCTGGTCCTGCTGGTCGTCCAGCTGGTCTCCGGCGGGGGCACCTTCCCGTGGCAGACCCTCCCGGACCCCCTGCAGGCGCTGCACCGGGTGCTGCCGATGAGCTATGCCATCGACGGCCTGCGGCACCTGATGTACGGCGGGCGGATGGCCTTCGTCGCCCTGGACGTCGCGGTGCTCGCCGGCTACCTGGCGGTGGCGCTGGTCGCCTCGACCTACGCGGCGCGCCGGGCCCGGGTCTGGACGCCGTCGCGGATCAAGCCCGACCTGGTGCTCTGA
- a CDS encoding DUF937 domain-containing protein has product MSAVDEILRSLPVADLARQLDARPEEVQQAAAAALPALLGGLQANAADPSGAASIVDALSQHEGRLGEGPVELGQVDTRDGEAIAQHIFGDQQGAVAQQLGGLQGVAGPLVQRLIPILAPIVMAWLARQVLGQAGAGGSMGLPQGQTTGQGGAAGSILTDILGSVLGRATGQGAQTPQTQTIPGQAPVQQDLPPQSGQGLDTGRIITEVLGGLLGGGRR; this is encoded by the coding sequence ATGTCCGCTGTCGACGAGATCCTTCGCTCCCTTCCCGTGGCCGACCTGGCCCGCCAGCTCGACGCCCGCCCCGAGGAGGTCCAGCAGGCCGCCGCGGCCGCGCTGCCCGCCCTGCTCGGCGGCCTCCAGGCCAACGCCGCCGACCCCTCCGGCGCCGCGTCCATCGTCGACGCCCTGTCGCAGCACGAGGGCCGGCTGGGCGAGGGCCCGGTCGAGCTGGGGCAGGTCGACACCCGCGACGGCGAGGCGATCGCGCAGCACATCTTCGGTGACCAGCAGGGCGCCGTGGCCCAGCAGCTCGGCGGCCTGCAGGGCGTCGCCGGCCCGCTGGTGCAGCGCCTCATCCCGATCCTGGCCCCGATCGTCATGGCCTGGCTCGCCCGCCAGGTGCTCGGCCAGGCCGGCGCGGGCGGCAGCATGGGCCTGCCGCAGGGCCAGACCACCGGCCAGGGCGGCGCGGCCGGATCGATCCTCACCGACATCCTCGGCTCGGTCCTCGGCCGCGCCACCGGTCAGGGCGCCCAGACCCCGCAGACCCAGACGATCCCCGGGCAGGCCCCGGTCCAGCAGGACCTGCCGCCGCAGTCCGGCCAGGGCCTGGACACCGGCCGGATCATCACCGAGGTGCTCGGCGGCCTGCTCGGCGGCGGCCGCCGCTGA
- the gatA gene encoding Asp-tRNA(Asn)/Glu-tRNA(Gln) amidotransferase subunit GatA, translating to MTTTDLTRLTAAQMSEGLAAGDFTAVELTQAHLDRIAAVDGAVHSYLHVDAEGALATAREVDELRARGEQLHPLAGVPIAVKDVMTTTGMPTTCGSKMLDGWVPPYDSTVVEHIKAARMPILGKTNMDEFAMGSSTEHSAYGPSHNPWDLERIPGGSGGGSSSVVASFQAPLATGTDTGGSIRQPAAVTGSVGTKPTYGGVSRYGLVALASSLDQAGPCARTVLDTALLHELMGGHDPRDSTSIDAPVPPVVEAARNGDVRGMRIGVVKELSGEGYQAGVQQRFDETVALLEAGGAEIVEVSCPHFRYALAAYYLILPSEASSNLAKFDAMRYGMRVAPQGVDAPSAEQVMAATRDAGFGPEVKRRIILGTYALSSGYYDAYYGQAQKVRTLIARDFEAAFERCDVLISPTAPTTAFKLGDKIDDPMAMYLNDIATIPANLAGTPGMSVPTGLAPEDGLPVGMQILAPAMADDRMYRVAAYVERELEQTWGGPLLDQAPALPGDETRKDR from the coding sequence ATGACGACCACCGACCTCACCCGGCTCACCGCCGCCCAGATGTCCGAGGGCCTCGCCGCCGGCGACTTCACCGCCGTCGAGCTGACCCAGGCCCACCTCGACCGGATCGCCGCCGTCGACGGCGCGGTCCACTCCTACCTCCACGTCGACGCCGAGGGCGCTCTCGCCACGGCCCGCGAGGTCGACGAGCTGCGAGCCCGGGGCGAGCAGCTGCACCCCCTCGCCGGCGTCCCGATCGCGGTCAAGGACGTGATGACCACGACGGGCATGCCCACCACGTGCGGCTCGAAGATGCTCGACGGCTGGGTGCCGCCCTACGACTCGACCGTCGTCGAGCACATCAAGGCCGCGCGGATGCCGATCCTGGGCAAGACCAACATGGACGAGTTCGCCATGGGCTCCTCCACCGAGCACTCGGCCTACGGCCCCTCTCACAACCCCTGGGACCTGGAGCGGATCCCCGGCGGCTCAGGCGGTGGCTCCTCCTCGGTCGTGGCGTCCTTCCAGGCCCCGCTCGCGACCGGCACCGACACCGGCGGCTCGATCCGTCAGCCCGCGGCCGTGACCGGCTCGGTCGGGACCAAGCCGACGTATGGCGGAGTCTCGCGCTACGGCCTCGTCGCACTCGCCTCCTCCCTCGACCAGGCGGGCCCGTGCGCGCGCACCGTCCTGGACACCGCCCTGCTCCACGAGCTCATGGGCGGGCACGACCCCCGCGACTCCACCTCGATCGACGCCCCGGTGCCGCCGGTCGTCGAGGCCGCCCGCAACGGCGACGTCCGTGGGATGCGGATCGGCGTGGTCAAGGAGCTGTCGGGCGAGGGCTACCAGGCCGGGGTGCAGCAGCGCTTCGACGAGACGGTCGCGCTGCTCGAGGCCGGGGGCGCCGAGATCGTCGAGGTCTCCTGCCCCCACTTCCGCTACGCCCTGGCGGCGTACTACCTGATCCTGCCGTCCGAGGCCTCCAGCAACCTCGCGAAGTTCGACGCCATGCGTTACGGCATGCGGGTGGCGCCCCAGGGCGTCGACGCCCCCAGCGCCGAGCAGGTCATGGCGGCCACGCGCGACGCAGGCTTCGGCCCGGAGGTCAAGCGCCGCATCATCCTCGGCACCTATGCCCTGTCCAGCGGCTACTACGACGCCTACTACGGCCAGGCTCAGAAGGTCCGCACCCTCATCGCGCGGGACTTCGAGGCGGCCTTCGAGCGGTGCGACGTGCTGATCAGCCCCACCGCGCCGACCACGGCGTTCAAGCTGGGCGACAAGATCGACGACCCGATGGCGATGTACCTCAACGACATCGCCACCATCCCGGCCAACCTCGCCGGCACCCCCGGCATGTCGGTCCCCACCGGCCTGGCCCCCGAGGACGGGCTGCCGGTCGGCATGCAGATCCTCGCCCCCGCGATGGCCGACGACCGGATGTACCGCGTCGCCGCCTACGTCGAGCGCGAGCTCGAGCAGACCTGGGGCGGGCCGCTGCTCGACCAGGCGCCGGCGCTGCCCGGCGACGAGACCCGGAAGGACCGCTGA
- a CDS encoding family 43 glycosylhydrolase, producing MAAWADRSRCKVVTPGTTAAEDKWCVGAWAPSVERLKDGRYLLAYVAQQSYATGRQCISLATATSPEGPFIDRTTKPVVCSGDPHGSIDPDLFRDPKTGQLHLIFKNEGVPGSKPTEIYSIPINDAGTFRDAATSYVPGVSQALLLRTSQTWEGTLVENPSMVFWGGRYFLFHSGNLWQTASYATGETHCASPRSTCGRIFTYPILRTSSTLGIWGPGGASAFVDPSGKIAMMYAAWNRSTTGYAYANRIYHVARMTYADSQGRVTVANALG from the coding sequence GTGGCCGCCTGGGCCGACCGCAGCCGCTGCAAGGTGGTCACGCCCGGCACCACCGCTGCCGAGGACAAGTGGTGCGTCGGCGCCTGGGCCCCCTCCGTGGAGCGGCTGAAGGACGGCCGCTACCTCCTGGCCTACGTCGCCCAGCAGAGCTATGCCACCGGCCGCCAGTGCATCTCGCTCGCGACCGCCACGTCCCCCGAGGGCCCCTTCATCGACCGGACCACCAAGCCGGTCGTGTGCTCGGGGGACCCCCACGGCTCGATCGACCCGGACCTGTTCCGTGACCCGAAGACCGGCCAGCTGCACCTGATCTTCAAGAACGAGGGTGTTCCGGGCAGCAAGCCCACCGAGATCTACAGCATCCCGATCAACGACGCGGGCACCTTCCGGGACGCCGCGACCAGCTATGTGCCCGGGGTGAGCCAGGCGCTGCTGCTGCGCACCTCCCAGACCTGGGAGGGGACGCTGGTCGAGAACCCCTCGATGGTCTTCTGGGGCGGCCGCTACTTCCTCTTCCACTCCGGCAACCTGTGGCAGACGGCGAGCTACGCGACCGGTGAGACCCACTGCGCGTCCCCGCGCTCCACGTGCGGCCGGATCTTCACCTACCCGATCCTCAGGACCAGCTCGACCCTCGGGATCTGGGGGCCGGGCGGCGCCTCGGCCTTCGTCGATCCGAGCGGCAAGATCGCGATGATGTATGCCGCCTGGAACAGGTCCACCACCGGCTACGCCTACGCCAACCGGATCTACCACGTGGCCCGGATGACGTATGCCGACAGTCAGGGCCGGGTCACCGTCGCCAACGCGCTCGGCTGA
- the gatC gene encoding Asp-tRNA(Asn)/Glu-tRNA(Gln) amidotransferase subunit GatC, giving the protein MSSLSRDQVAHLASLARIEMTDAELDTTAGELAVILDSVAQVGEVAADDVPPMSHPMPLTNVTRPDEVKPGLTAAQALSAAPEQELDRFQVPRILSED; this is encoded by the coding sequence ATGTCTTCCCTGTCCCGCGACCAGGTCGCCCACCTGGCCAGCCTCGCGCGCATCGAGATGACCGATGCCGAGCTCGACACGACGGCCGGGGAGCTGGCCGTCATCCTCGACTCCGTCGCGCAGGTCGGCGAGGTCGCCGCCGACGACGTCCCGCCGATGTCGCACCCGATGCCCCTGACCAACGTGACCCGGCCCGACGAGGTCAAGCCCGGCCTCACCGCCGCGCAGGCCCTGTCCGCAGCGCCCGAGCAGGAGCTCGACCGCTTCCAGGTGCCCCGGATCCTGAGCGAGGACTGA